One genomic window of Candidatus Eremiobacteraceae bacterium includes the following:
- the rplL gene encoding 50S ribosomal protein L7/L12: MAVTDILDQIDKLSVVELHELVKSLEDKFGVSAAAPVAMAAPAAGGAAAPAAEAKTEFDVILTAAGEKKINVIKVVREVVPGLGLKEAKDLVEGAPKPVKSGVTKEEAEAIKAKLEGEGAKVEIN; this comes from the coding sequence ATGGCAGTTACGGATATTCTGGATCAGATCGACAAGCTCTCGGTCGTCGAACTCCACGAGCTGGTCAAGTCGCTCGAGGACAAGTTCGGCGTCTCGGCTGCAGCCCCGGTCGCGATGGCCGCTCCGGCGGCCGGCGGCGCGGCAGCACCCGCCGCCGAAGCCAAGACCGAGTTCGACGTGATCCTCACCGCCGCGGGCGAGAAGAAGATCAACGTCATCAAGGTCGTGCGCGAAGTCGTGCCGGGCTTGGGCCTGAAAGAGGCCAAAGACCTCGTCGAAGGCGCGCCCAAGCCGGTCAAGTCGGGCGTCACCAAGGAAGAGGCCGAGGCGATCAAGGCCAAACTCGAAGGCGAAGGCGCCAAGGTCGAGATCAACTAG
- a CDS encoding M48 family metalloprotease, which yields MMSEPAHTTRSRLTRRCFLCGLQGFALSAAALASRPGLALADDHAQERSIGQQVYDDQRKQGLILDTSPYYDILRETGARISTAAAPHWYTMNWVIVKGAQANAFSVPGGWVYVNEGLLRQAENVEELASVVAHETGHIVLGHVMNRLKQAQDLNILFAIGSLFVRTQGAANVYNLAQLGAGYGFLNFSRQQEYQADHEGVILANGARYNPWGMVWFFQKLEKLYGDAGFESYVQDHPSTKERIARIESFFASEPQTYGHWTSQLVARGGLAQGDPNTRLIINPS from the coding sequence ATGATGAGTGAACCGGCGCACACCACGCGCTCGCGACTGACCCGACGATGCTTTCTGTGCGGCTTGCAAGGGTTCGCGTTGTCGGCGGCAGCTCTGGCGAGCCGCCCCGGGCTCGCGCTGGCCGACGACCACGCCCAAGAGCGCAGCATCGGCCAGCAAGTCTACGACGACCAGCGCAAGCAGGGACTGATCCTCGACACGTCGCCCTACTATGATATCCTGCGCGAAACCGGCGCGCGCATCTCGACCGCCGCCGCACCGCACTGGTACACGATGAACTGGGTCATCGTCAAGGGCGCGCAGGCCAACGCCTTCTCGGTGCCGGGCGGATGGGTCTATGTCAACGAAGGCCTGCTGCGCCAAGCCGAAAACGTCGAGGAGCTGGCCAGCGTCGTAGCCCACGAGACGGGCCACATCGTGCTTGGCCACGTGATGAACCGCCTCAAGCAAGCGCAGGATCTGAATATCCTGTTCGCGATCGGCAGCTTGTTCGTGCGCACCCAGGGCGCCGCGAACGTCTACAATCTTGCTCAGCTCGGCGCTGGATACGGTTTCTTGAACTTCTCGCGCCAACAAGAATACCAGGCCGACCACGAAGGCGTCATCCTCGCCAACGGCGCGCGCTACAATCCGTGGGGTATGGTGTGGTTCTTCCAAAAGCTTGAAAAGCTGTACGGCGACGCCGGCTTCGAGTCGTACGTCCAAGACCATCCGTCGACCAAGGAGCGCATCGCGCGCATCGAATCGTTTTTCGCCAGCGAGCCGCAGACGTACGGGCACTGGACGAGCCAGCTCGTGGCGCGCGGTGGCCTGGCGCAAGGCGATCCGAACACGCGTCTGATCATCAACCCATCGTGA
- a CDS encoding cupredoxin domain-containing protein codes for MVALCAAGGFAIARGALPQTVAAATPVPGATASPAASPSPTGTPVPTPTPAATPVPVTIDKDGFHPAVVRVSPGQSVAWTNADKKPHAATASDGSWDTGQIDPGQSQTLQFFELGKWDYLDGFNPVMHATLIVATPLPGGAQ; via the coding sequence ATGGTGGCGTTATGCGCAGCCGGCGGATTCGCCATCGCGCGCGGCGCCCTTCCGCAAACCGTCGCGGCGGCCACCCCGGTGCCAGGCGCGACCGCGTCACCGGCAGCGTCGCCGTCACCGACTGGGACGCCCGTCCCGACCCCCACGCCGGCGGCGACGCCGGTCCCCGTCACGATCGACAAGGATGGATTTCACCCAGCAGTCGTGCGGGTCAGTCCCGGCCAAAGCGTGGCATGGACGAATGCCGACAAGAAGCCCCACGCGGCCACCGCCTCCGACGGGTCGTGGGATACGGGGCAGATCGACCCGGGGCAGAGCCAGACCTTGCAGTTCTTCGAGTTGGGAAAATGGGATTATCTAGACGGGTTTAATCCCGTGATGCACGCGACGCTGATCGTCGCCACGCCTCTACCCGGCGGCGCGCAGTGA
- the rplJ gene encoding 50S ribosomal protein L10 yields MPTEKKNAEIEELRKRVDGSASLFFTDYRGLTVGELRTLRDELRKDAASYSVVKNTLFGIAVGDERRAQLKDILAGPTAVAFVKSDPVAAAKALAKFASDSKKLQIKAGLVDGRFLAAGEVEALSKIRGRRELHAALVGSLKAPFYRLHGTLHSGISKLVRTLHALHAQRSDAQPAV; encoded by the coding sequence ATGCCAACAGAAAAGAAAAACGCGGAGATCGAAGAGCTGCGCAAACGGGTCGACGGGAGCGCCAGTCTGTTCTTCACTGACTATCGTGGCCTGACGGTCGGCGAACTGCGGACGCTGCGCGACGAGCTGCGCAAGGACGCGGCGAGCTACTCGGTCGTCAAGAACACGCTCTTCGGTATCGCCGTCGGCGACGAGCGGCGCGCCCAGCTCAAGGACATCCTCGCAGGCCCGACCGCCGTCGCGTTCGTGAAGTCGGATCCTGTGGCGGCTGCCAAGGCGCTGGCGAAGTTCGCGAGCGACTCGAAGAAGCTGCAGATCAAGGCTGGGCTCGTCGATGGCCGCTTCCTCGCAGCCGGAGAGGTCGAAGCGCTTTCCAAGATCCGCGGCCGGCGCGAGCTGCACGCCGCGCTCGTCGGCAGTCTCAAGGCGCCGTTCTACCGGCTCCACGGCACGCTGCACTCGGGCATCAGCAAGCTCGTGCGCACCTTGCACGCTTTGCACGCACAACGGTCGGACGCGCAACCCGCGGTCTGA